The genomic region ATTCGGTAAAGTTCTTCTCCAACAAGGCACCACTTCTATTTTTGCTGATCCTCATGAAATTGCTAACGTCTATGGCACTCGTGGCATTGATTTTATGCTCGAAGATGCTAAAAAAACTCAATTAAACACTTTCATTATGTTACCCTCTTGCGTTCCATGCACATCATTTGAACATAACTATGAAAAACTTGACGCTAAAAAGCTCCGTTCTTATTACCAAACACCTAATGTCTGTGGCTTAGCAGAAATAATGGATTATCCCGCTGTTGCCAGCAAAGATGCTGACATGTTAGAAAAGATCAACGATTGCTTAGCAAATCATCGACAAATTGATGGACATGGAGCTGGCTTAAATCGGCAACAACTTGATATTTTTCAACAAAATCATATTACAACTGATCATGAATGTTCTACTCCTGAACAGGCGCTTGAACGTATTAAATTAGGTTTCTATGTTTTCTTACGCGAAGGAACCGTTGAACGTGATTTAGAAAATATCATTAATGTTGTCAATGAATCGAACGCACAACGCTTTGCCTTTTGTACTGATGATAAATTAATCAGTAGTTTACTTGAAGAAGGCGGTATTAACTACTGCATTAAGTTAGCAATTCAACATGGTATCCGTCCTGAAACTGCCTACACAATGGCTAGCTATAACGCTGCTAATGCCCATCACCTTTCAAACTTAGGAGCATTAAGTAGTAGTTTTAATGCTGACATTGTTGTTTTAGATGACTATCAAAATGTATCTATTCATTCCGTAATCAAAGATGGAGAAATTATTAACTCCACAGAATCACATGCTTCAAATGCAAATTGTCCAAGTTCTATGAACTTTTCAATTACTCCTAACCAACTAGAATTAAAAATGCAATCTTCAAAAGCAAATATTATCGGTGTTATTCCTAATCATATCGACACAAAGCATCTTATTGAGGACGTAACTGTCGAAAATAATTTATTTGTACCAGATACTTCCAAAGATCAACTTAAAATTGTTGTAGTTGAACGACACCACCACTTAAATACAGTAGGCGTAGGTATTGTAAAAGGCTTTAAATTACAACAAGGAGCTATTGCTTCTACAATTGCTCATGATTCACATAATTTAATTGCTGTGGGTACAAATGATCAAGCAATTTTGAATGCAATTTTACATTTAAAAGAAATTGATGGAGGAATTACTGTCTTTGATGATCAAAAAGAATTAGCATCAATGCCTCTTTCAATTGGCGGATTAATGTCTGATAAGCCATATCAAGAAGCTAATACTGATCTTAAAAATGTTCAAGATGCTTATCGTTCTATTAGTCAGGAAATTAAATTTGATCCATTTATCACACTTTCATTTTTAGCTCTTCCTGTAATTCCAACACTTAAAATTACAGATCAAGGACTTTATGATTTTGATCAACAAAAATTTATTAATGTAAGCAATCTAGAAAAATAATAATAATAATAATAAAAACTAAAAAAACTAAGGGTAATAATCTACCCTTAGTTTTTTAGTTTTTAATTAGCAAATGCTTTTCCCAGGTTCTGAAGCAATTATTTGTAAATTTCCTTGAATTTTCCAACTTTTAACTGAAAATGGTAATATAAAGTGCATTCCCTTTTTTATTAAATATTCTTGGTCAGCAATTTTTATTGATCCACTTCCATCTAAAACAGAAACCAACATATATGGAGCTTGTTGTTTAAATACTCCACTTCCTCCATCAACTACCCACTTATATACAGAAAAAAATTTATTTGAAATAAAACGAGTAACTAAAACATCACCAATATGGTAATTTTCTGGTTTTATTTGCCAATCTTTTTGTGGCACACTTATACATTCCACTGATTGTTTTAAATGTAATTTTCGTTTTTGTTTTGTATGTGGATCAATTCGATCAAAATCATAAATGCGATATGTAGTATCTGAACTTTGTTGTGTTTCTAATACCATTAATCCCTTACCAAGAGCATGTACTGTGCCACTTGGCACATAAATAAAATCGCCTTCATGTACAGTCTTTTTTCGAAATAATTTATTCCATTCATGATTATAAATCATTTCCTTTAACTCACTTCGCGATTTAGCATTGTGCCCATAATAAATTTGAGCTCCCTTATCTGCTTTAATTACATACCAACATTCATTTTTCCCCAACTCATGTTCATGTTTTTCGGCATATGCATCATCAGGGTGAACTTGTACAGATAAATCATCCTTTGCATCTAAAATTTTTACAAGTAATGGAAATACATCCCCTTTGGCATTTCCAAATTCCTCTCGATGATTTTTCCACACATATTCCAAACTCTTGCCTTTAAATGGTCCATTTTCCACAATTGATAATCCATGTGGATGAGCAGAAATTGCCCAACATTCCCCCGTATGATTACTTGGAATATCGTAATCAAATTCATCTTTTAACCTTTTTCCACCCCAAATTTTTTCTTGGAAAAATGGTTTCAAGAAGATTGGTTCATTCATAATATACTACCTTCTATCTGATTGAAATTTATTTACAAATTAATTTTATCAAGTTGTCAATCAGATGTAAACGCTACCATTAATCGAATTTTACGAATTTACTTACTATTTTATCTCTTCGATCTAAGAACTCTTGATTATTAGACGATGGATGAACTCGATTTGTTAAAACAATTAGTCCTTGTTGATACTTTTTGCTCAATAAAATAAATGTTCCAGTATATCCTGTATGATAAATCCATGGTGTTTGATCAGGACTAAAACGCAAATCCCATCCTAGTGAACGTTGTAAATGATTTGTTGTCCAATCTTTAAATAAACTATTAATCGTTTGATTAGTCAAAATATCATTTTCGTGTTCATCACTTAAAATCCAATTTGCAAATTTAATTAAATCATTCAATGTCATAAATAATCCTGCAGATGCACAATGTTCCTTCAAAACAAAAGCTTTAGGATCATGCACCTCTCCTTGAATTAATCCTCGTTTATCAGTAATCTCAGTAGGGACAGAAAACTGCTTTTGTGGATTAAATGTGCTTTCTTTTAAATTTAATGGTTCCAATATCTTTTCTGTTATAGTTTTTTGCACAGGTTCATGATAAAATGATTCAATCATTTGTCCTAACATTATTAATCCAACATCCGTATAGACGACTTTTTTATCGAACCAGTCCCCTACTTTTAATGAATCTAATGCATCCAATAATTCTTTACGATTAAGTTCATCCCGATGTGGAATATATCCAGAAATAGCAGATGTATGTGTTAATAAATGACGTACTGTTACACGTTGATCATCAAACAAAGGAATAAAATCTGCTACCTTATCATTTAATGATAGTCTACCTTTTTCTACCAAATTCAAAATTAAAGTAGTTGTCCCTACAACTTTCGTTAGCGAAGCAACATCATATAACATGCCATATCTTAATTCTTTTTTTATCGGAATAATTTGTGATTTTCCAAATACATGTGTTTCAACATTATTTTTATCTATAATTGCATATGAAATTCCAGGAACTACTTTATCTGATACAAGTTGTTTAAGTTCCTTTTTAATTTCTTGTTTTCTCATTTAAATCCTCCAATTGATTTATATACCGAATCTTAAACTTTCCATCTTGATAATCTACTAAACTTGCTCGTGAATTATCTAATAAAAATACTGGCACATCACCACATAAACTTTCGATAAAATTCGATAATATCAATCCATGAGTTACAATCAAAATATTACATTCTTCATCTTGATATTCATTACCAATTAATTTTAATGCCCGACTAAAGCGTGAATATAAATGAGCGGAGTCTTCGATTTTCTCTGTCCCATCCATTGTACGAAAAATTTTAATCAATTCACCTACATGTTCTTCATTTAAAAATGCACGAATTATTTTTCTGATCCCTAAAGTACGCAATGCCTGTGGAATCACTTCAAAATTATGTGCTTCTTCAAATCTACCAAAACTTAATTCCCTCAAATCAGGATCACGATAAATTGGAGGAATTCTTTGCAGGTTCTCCTCTAAAATATATTTAGCAGTATCTTGCGTTCGCTTCAAATCGCTTGTAAAAACCGCACGAAACTTTATCTTTCTAAGCTCATATCCCAATCTTCTTGCCATTCTAATTCCTTTTTTAGTCAAAGGAGAATCTGTAATTCCTTGCAAACGAACTTGACGATTTAATTTTGTTTGTCCATGCCTAACGAGATAAAAATGAACTACAGCCATCTCTTTTCTCCTTTCTTTAACTTGAATATTAACATTATAAACCAATCAATTAACTTTTATAAATTATCTGTTACTATGTTTCTGTTATTCCTGTTAAAATATAGATAGAACTAAGAGAGAAGGCCTGCAAATGGAACTTACATTTGATTCTATTTATAAAATTTTAAATCAGATTGAACATAATCCTGAAATGGTAACTAAAACTAAATCTCCATATGAAAATGTTGTTCAATTATTTATTCCTGATTCAATTCACATTGATCACGAAGATTTCTATTTTCCTGCAAATAAATTAATGGTTAACCTTTTACCAGAAGATTTTATTAATAAACATCAACATTTATTCAAAACTTACTGGGAAATGGCTGGTAAACCTATTCCATATTTTGACGAAGTATGGATCACAACTGCTCATTTAAATCAGGCCAAAGTATACTTAATCGAATTATCCTTTGAATAAAAAAAGCCTAGATTCTCCGCCTATAATATGGCTGAATCTAGGCTTAATTGTTAATTAACTAAATTAATCGTCTAAGTCTTCCTCAATATTTAAATTATACAAATTACTTACTGGCTCGTCTTTTGCTACTGGATGTACAACAATTACTGCAACTGCTCCTTTTTCAGAAACATATCCTGCAAATTGAGTAATTGCTTCAACTTCATATACTAGACCGTCAGTATTATAAATATACTGACCAACTTCAGGCATAATTTCAAATTCAATTTTATTCATTCGATAATAATCTTCAAATTTAACATCATGCATGACAAGCAAAACTTTATGCATTATCAATAATCCCCTCTTTAGCTTTTGATATTATTATACACGAGAAATTCTATTTTAAAAGATTTTTCTTAATTTTCACTAAAAAAAGTTAAACATAGCGCATGATGGTTGCTTGACATATTATTTCCAATTTAATAGAATTAAACTGTTATAATTATTGAGCATTCGCCAAATTGGTAAGGCAGTGGACTCTGAATCCATAATTTACAGGTTCGAACCCTGTATGCTCAATTGAGACCTTTATAACTATCTATGATTGTCTATAAACGTTGAGTTTATAGGCTTTTTTATTTTCTAGTATCTACAAATAATTGTGGATAACTACACTGGAGAGACCCTAAAAGAGACCCTGAAACGCATTAGACAATCATTGATATATTAACGATTATCAACAATAAAACATAAAAAGAGAGACCCTAATTTAAATAATTAGCAAATTTAATTACTGTTTCGCTTTGCTCTTTTTGTGTAACGTGAGTATATACATTTAATGTAGTTTTTGCATCCGCATGTCCTAACCTGTTTTGAACCTCTTTTATGGTTGCTCCTGCTTGGAATAATATACTTGCATGAGTATGCCTAAAGCCATGACAAGAAATATATTTCAAACCATATTTCTTACTTAATTGATGCATCCAGTTATTTGGTCGTGTTGGATGCAAGATTGACCCTTTTTTATTTGAAAATATTAAGCGGTCATCAAGAATATTTTTTCCATTCATATAAAAAATATGCGACTGTTTAACTTTCCATTCTTTTAAAATGCTCATGGTTTCTTTATCCATATATAAATTACGTTTGCTTGATAATGTTTTAGGCGATTGAATAACTAACTTATTATTTTCAACCATAGTTACAGTTTTATTAATTGTAATCATGTTTTTATTAAAATTAATATCTTTCCAAGTAAGTGCCAAAGCCTCGCCTTTTCGCATTCCGCTATATGCTAGCAAACGAAAGAAAGTGTAAATTTTAAAATTACCATTATTCTTACAACAGTGTAAAAACTGGTTTAATTCTGCTTTTGAATAAAAATTTGTGAAAGTGGATGCATCCCTTTTTATTTTTGGTTTAGTAACGTTCTTAAAAGGGTTTTTATTGATAATTTCTAATTTAACAGCATAATCAAGTATTCTAGTTGTATAAAATACATATCTGTTTAATTGCTTAGGATATTCTTTAAACCACTTATTAACAGCCTTTTGACAATCAACAAGCGTTATTTTTTTAACATAGTAATCTTTAAAAAGTGGTAATACATGCATATTTAAAATACGTTTAGTGGTTGCAAAGGTTGAGGGCTTAACAGTTCCTTTATATAAATCAAACCACAATTCTAATAACTCATTAAATCTAATATTACTATCCTGTTTAAAAAATTCGCCTGTGCTTACTTGATATGAAATTTTTGAAAGCTCTTTTTGTGCATCTTGTTCGCTTAAAAAATTAGAACGCTTAACGTAACGCTTTTTGCCTGTCTTTTCATCTACACCCGCATACAAACGAAATTTGTAACGTGTTTCATGTTTTGAATTTTCGTACTTAACAATTTTTACCATTCCTGAAATTCCTTTCTTTGAGTTTGCCCGCTCTTATAATTCCAAGAAATCTATTAAATTGTATTTGTGGCCAAGATTTAAATTTAAAATAAATTGCTAAAAACGTTATATTAACAGCATTTTCTTTATTATAAATAATAAATTAAATTGCACATAAATAACCACATAACAGAGATTTAACAAGGTTGTATATTTTGTAGTAATTAAATGTTAACACTTAAAAAGTGCAGAAAAATGCAGAAAACAAGGCTTTTTTAATTGGCTTAATTTACTTATAAGCACTAATATAACAACGTTTTAACAAGCTAAATATATTTAGTGTACTGTACTTTAAAACCTTGCAAAATCTTGCAAAACCTTACATTTTTTAACGATTAAAGTTACATTTGCGACACTATAAAAAAGATTTAAAAACTGAATGCATTCGAAACTTGAAAAACCTGAAATAATATCAGAAAACAACTTAATAATGATTAAAGGTAATATTTAAAATTACTACTTTTCACTACTAAGAAACGCACTAAATTAAACTTAGACTCCGGCTCAAATTTGAGCTCATTAAAATATAGATCATTATATTTTTAATTGTTTCATTATGGCTTTTTAGTCTTTTCCTCTCATAAATCTTTTAATCAACTCAAGGTCTTCCTTGGGTATTTCTCGACCTTCGTACGTAAAAATAACATCATCATCTAAGTCTACTTTTTTAGGTACGTCATTATGTGAGTATTTTCTAGGTTCTTGTTTCAAATATTTATCCATTTTATCTAATAAGTATGGGACTAATTTATTATCGTCTATTAGATTTCCATACTTATTAGTGATATTGTCGGAAAAATTTAAACCAAGATTTATAAAAAAATCAAATGGAAAAATATCACTTAACAAGTCATCTAATACCAAATCTCTTTTTTGGAAATCTATTTCACCGTTCCGCTCAATATTTTTCAATATATCCTCTAAACTAGTGTTTTTTAATTGATATATCTTATTTCTATCGTTTAAAAAATACGTTCTTAAACTTTTTATATGGATATAATCGTGCATTTCATCATCATTAGTAATCATCAGTCCATATACATCGTCCTTTATTTCACTGGCACTATATCCCAAATACCCCTGCAAATACGAAATTGGTACATTAAAAAAATCAGCTATTTTTTTCCATGTCTCTAGTTTAGGTTCCCTTTTACCATTTTCATAAAATGATACAGTTTGAAAAGATTTACCAATCGCCTCCGCTAATTTTTTCTGTGAAATACCTTTTTCTTCTCTTAATTCTCGTATTCTATTTTTGTACTTTTTCATCAAAATATCCTTCTTTCACTTATAAATTTATCATAAAAAAAACACTTATTCTACTAAAAGTTGATTTATTCAATTGACATTCCACTAAAAGTAGAATATATTGTTAATCAAGGTTGACACTCTTCAAAAAGTAGAACATAGAAAGAAGATAGTAGTATGAAATTAACAAATTCTCAAATTTTAGCTCTTAAACGAAAACGCGGGGAGTTAAATATATCTGTGTTAGAAATGTCAAAACAAACCGGCGTAAGCCGTTGGACACTAGACAAAATTTTTAAAGGCGAAAAAACAAACGTTTATAAATCAACCTTTGATAAATTAAATAGCTGGCTTATATCTCAATTAGACGTACTCAAAGAGCAGTAAGGAGGATGCAATTAATGAAAGAATTAGTATTCAAAACCACGGCATTAAGTACCGCTGAACCTTATACAACAAGTGAGGTTATTGCGGAATATAGCGAGAATGAGCATAAAAGCATTAGAAAACTAATCGAAACACATAAAACAACGCTTGAACGTTTAGGAGTTTTGACATTTGAAATCGCTAAACCTCCTAAAAATTCAAAAGGTGGTAGACCTAGAAAGATTTATCACTTAAACGAACAACAAGCCACCTTTTTAATTACATTGCTAAAAAATACGCCTAATGTAGTAGCATTCAAATTTGAACTCACACGGCAATTTTATGCAACACGTAACGAATTAAAGAAAAGACATTCTTTAAGGCTTGAAGATAAAAGCAAACGTAAAACATTAACGGATGCAGTTAAAGAATGGAATTTAAAAGAAAATTACCCACATCCGTATTCAATGTTTACAAATTTGCTTTGTAAAGTTACAACTGGTAAATCATGCAAACAATTTAAAGCATCATGCAAAGCAGATAAAAAGACCCCTATTACTGAACTAATGAACGTTAACCAATTAGAAAAGTATCAAGGGTTAGAAAATAAAATTATTGCTTTGCTATCGCTTAATATGGACTACCAACAAATCAAAGCATATTTAAATGGTGGAACGCTACAAGTAACAATTTAAGAAAGGAATTAAACATGAAAATAATCGAAATTACAAAATATGAATCATTGTTAAAGAAAAAAATTGCATCAGACCCACAAAGAAATAAAAAAATTATTAACGATCATAATTGGAAAGTTAAAGGACTAAAAGAATATTTATTGAGTTTGGCCAACTAGAAAGGAATTGAATTAAATGGATATTGAAGAATTAAATTTACAAAATAAAGCCTTAATCACTTTATTAGATGATGCAATAGAAAGTATTTCACGAACTAAAGATAAGTTAAAAGATTATGAATTTAACCGCTTAGAAAATTCAATTTTTTATATTATTAGTGAATTAAGCGGAAATACAAAAGCAATTGATGAATTAGTTACAAGAAAGGATTACAAGCACAATGAACAATCTAGATAAAGAAAAGCTATTTCAAATGTTGGCCGACTTAAAAGATTTTGAAACGCAATTCAAGCAAGTTAAAAACTATGATGATGAAAATAATATTATTCAAAATCTACTTTATGTAATGTTTTATGGTCGGCATTACATAGATAAAATGTTGGAGATTGTTGGAAAGTGAGGATAAAAACATGTTTCAAGTTGTGTTAGATGAACAGCAACGCAAGGAATTAAGCAACGATATTTATAACACTGTTAAAAATGCAATTAGTAAAGCAAAACAAGAAGAACAACACGCTAAGCCCTATTTAAATAAAAAAGAAATGGCTAAATGGTTAGGCGTTTCAACTGATACTATTTATAAATTTATTAGAAATGGTTTACCAGTTGCAAATATAGACGGGATGCAACTAATCGGAAAAGAAACCATCATTAATTTTTTAAAAGAACATGAAGAACTTATTTAAACAAAATAAAAAAGCCGTTTAAAAAACGACTTAATAAATAGAGAAATACAAAAAGAGTTTGCCCACTCTTATAATTTCGAGAAACGACTTTTTACTTAAATTACAAGCATAAAAGATGACCCTTAAACTTAATTTTAACAGCAATAAATAAAATAAACAACACCATTAAAGGATGAATTAAATGAACACAAAACAAAAAGCGTTACAGCTTGCTAAAAACAAATTTAAAGTATTTCAGTTATCGCATAACAGCAAAATACCTCTTAAAAATTCTCATGGCTATAAAGATGCTACTAATGATATTGATTTAATTAAACAAACTTATCATAAACAAAATAATCTAGGACTAGCATTATCGCAAAATAAATTAGTGCTTATTGATATTGATATAAGTAATCAAAATCAATTAAAGGAAGTTTTAATTGAACTTAAAAAAAGAAATTACAACTTACCTCAAACATATACCGAGAGAACCCAAAGCGGTGGAACTCATCTAATTTATAAAACTAATAAATCACTAACGCCAACTAATAAAACATTATTCAATTTAGGTAATCATCTTGGCGCAGAAATACGAACAGACGGCGTTATTATTTCGCCCTCTTGCGTTGCTGAATACATTTATAAACCGATTAATAATATTAGTCTACAAGATGCAACTAAAGCGCCACGTTGGATATATAACGAATTACAACAGCATCCAAACACTGATTTTCATTACAAAATAAGAGTACCAACTAATAAATATTACACTGGTAAAAAATTAGATGAGATAGCAAAAGGAACAGGACAAGGAAACCGCAATAACTGGCTTACTGGCGTTATTGGTTGGCTTTTTGGAACTGGTGCAGACCCTGAAACAGTTTACCAGTTTGCGCATGCTATCAATGATACCTTTATTAGTCCACCATTGAAAAATAAAGAAGTAAATACAATATTCAAAAGCATATTAAGGAGGATGACCGCGTAAATGATGCTTATTGACGAAGAAACACAAAAGAATATGGAAAAGTTACGTAAATTACAACAATCAAATAATGAACCACCCAAAACAAACCAAGAACTATTTAGCAAATTGAAACAGGCGGGCAATAATTTGCGTAAAAATAAAGAATACACTATTGAAAGCGGAGCGCATAAAGGAGAAGTAAGAAAGCCACGTTTAACATTCAGAGAAATAACTAACATTGTTGAAAAATATGCAATTTTTAGAACTATTGGAGAAAATGAGAAAGAATTAGAACAATCGCCGTTATATTGGTATGACTTAGACAACGGAATATATACAAAGAATATAAAAAGAATTAGTACGCTGATTAATTATGTAGATAATCAAGCAACCGAAAGAATGATTAAAGAAATTAGGAATAAGTTACTTATTGAATGTAAAGAAACATCTAGAACGTATGATAATAATTTAACTATTGTAAATAATGGCATCTATAACCGTGAAAAAGATAAATTATTGCCCTTTAGTCCTGATTATGTATTTACTACAAAAATAGCGACTAATTACAACCCGAATGCATCCACTGAACCCGTTTATAATGGTTGGTCTGTTTCTAAATGGTTTAATGAAATTGCAAACGGACAACAAGACAAGATTAATCTATTATGGCAAATTATCACGGCTAGCATTGACGCTAATATTTCGCATGAAGCTGCTATCTTTTTAGTAGATAACGGACAAGGAAGAACAGGAAAAAGCACTTTTGAAAAATTGATAATGAACTTAGTTGGCGAAGAAAATTGCGGACAATTAAAACTAATTGAGTTTGAAGATGATTTTAAACTTGCGGGCGTGGATGAAAAAGCCGTAATTATTGGAGATGATAATGACCCAAATACATTTAATGAAAATAGTAGCAATTTTAAATCTTTAGTAACTGGCGAAACAATGATTATTAACCCGAAAGGACTACCCTTATATTACAACCGTTTTAATAGTTTAATCATTCAATCAATGAATGGCGTACCACGTTTTAAAGATAGTACAGACGCTCATTTAAGACGGTTTAGAATTGTAAAATTTAATCATCAATACCAAGCGACGCCTAAAAATAGAAAAATCAAAGATGATTATATTAATCGTAAAGAACTACTTGAATGGCTTTTATATAAAGCCTTGCATAGCAAACCAGTAACTACATTTATTCAAACAGACGAAAGCAACAATGCAACACAAGAGATTAAAGAAGATAATGACGCCGTTTATTATTTTATTAATAAATATTTGGACGAGTTAGAAAGTACACGCATACCAAGCTCATT from Ligilactobacillus cholophilus harbors:
- a CDS encoding serine hydrolase domain-containing protein; this encodes MRKQEIKKELKQLVSDKVVPGISYAIIDKNNVETHVFGKSQIIPIKKELRYGMLYDVASLTKVVGTTTLILNLVEKGRLSLNDKVADFIPLFDDQRVTVRHLLTHTSAISGYIPHRDELNRKELLDALDSLKVGDWFDKKVVYTDVGLIMLGQMIESFYHEPVQKTITEKILEPLNLKESTFNPQKQFSVPTEITDKRGLIQGEVHDPKAFVLKEHCASAGLFMTLNDLIKFANWILSDEHENDILTNQTINSLFKDWTTNHLQRSLGWDLRFSPDQTPWIYHTGYTGTFILLSKKYQQGLIVLTNRVHPSSNNQEFLDRRDKIVSKFVKFD
- the manA gene encoding mannose-6-phosphate isomerase, class I, translating into MNEPIFLKPFFQEKIWGGKRLKDEFDYDIPSNHTGECWAISAHPHGLSIVENGPFKGKSLEYVWKNHREEFGNAKGDVFPLLVKILDAKDDLSVQVHPDDAYAEKHEHELGKNECWYVIKADKGAQIYYGHNAKSRSELKEMIYNHEWNKLFRKKTVHEGDFIYVPSGTVHALGKGLMVLETQQSSDTTYRIYDFDRIDPHTKQKRKLHLKQSVECISVPQKDWQIKPENYHIGDVLVTRFISNKFFSVYKWVVDGGSGVFKQQAPYMLVSVLDGSGSIKIADQEYLIKKGMHFILPFSVKSWKIQGNLQIIASEPGKSIC
- a CDS encoding LysR family transcriptional regulator translates to MHKVLLVMHDVKFEDYYRMNKIEFEIMPEVGQYIYNTDGLVYEVEAITQFAGYVSEKGAVAVIVVHPVAKDEPVSNLYNLNIEEDLDD
- a CDS encoding tyrosine-type recombinase/integrase, giving the protein MVKIVKYENSKHETRYKFRLYAGVDEKTGKKRYVKRSNFLSEQDAQKELSKISYQVSTGEFFKQDSNIRFNELLELWFDLYKGTVKPSTFATTKRILNMHVLPLFKDYYVKKITLVDCQKAVNKWFKEYPKQLNRYVFYTTRILDYAVKLEIINKNPFKNVTKPKIKRDASTFTNFYSKAELNQFLHCCKNNGNFKIYTFFRLLAYSGMRKGEALALTWKDINFNKNMITINKTVTMVENNKLVIQSPKTLSSKRNLYMDKETMSILKEWKVKQSHIFYMNGKNILDDRLIFSNKKGSILHPTRPNNWMHQLSKKYGLKYISCHGFRHTHASILFQAGATIKEVQNRLGHADAKTTLNVYTHVTQKEQSETVIKFANYLN
- a CDS encoding histidine phosphatase family protein, which encodes MAVVHFYLVRHGQTKLNRQVRLQGITDSPLTKKGIRMARRLGYELRKIKFRAVFTSDLKRTQDTAKYILEENLQRIPPIYRDPDLRELSFGRFEEAHNFEVIPQALRTLGIRKIIRAFLNEEHVGELIKIFRTMDGTEKIEDSAHLYSRFSRALKLIGNEYQDEECNILIVTHGLILSNFIESLCGDVPVFLLDNSRASLVDYQDGKFKIRYINQLEDLNEKTRN
- a CDS encoding Rha family transcriptional regulator, which gives rise to MKELVFKTTALSTAEPYTTSEVIAEYSENEHKSIRKLIETHKTTLERLGVLTFEIAKPPKNSKGGRPRKIYHLNEQQATFLITLLKNTPNVVAFKFELTRQFYATRNELKKRHSLRLEDKSKRKTLTDAVKEWNLKENYPHPYSMFTNLLCKVTTGKSCKQFKASCKADKKTPITELMNVNQLEKYQGLENKIIALLSLNMDYQQIKAYLNGGTLQVTI
- a CDS encoding helix-turn-helix domain-containing protein, producing the protein MKLTNSQILALKRKRGELNISVLEMSKQTGVSRWTLDKIFKGEKTNVYKSTFDKLNSWLISQLDVLKEQ
- the ade gene encoding adenine deaminase — protein: MQNVDLKITSQHVLNVFTRTFEPNILWINQGKIVATGEQEDFTANQTLDYSDKYLVPGFIDAHVHIESSLVRPSEFGKVLLQQGTTSIFADPHEIANVYGTRGIDFMLEDAKKTQLNTFIMLPSCVPCTSFEHNYEKLDAKKLRSYYQTPNVCGLAEIMDYPAVASKDADMLEKINDCLANHRQIDGHGAGLNRQQLDIFQQNHITTDHECSTPEQALERIKLGFYVFLREGTVERDLENIINVVNESNAQRFAFCTDDKLISSLLEEGGINYCIKLAIQHGIRPETAYTMASYNAANAHHLSNLGALSSSFNADIVVLDDYQNVSIHSVIKDGEIINSTESHASNANCPSSMNFSITPNQLELKMQSSKANIIGVIPNHIDTKHLIEDVTVENNLFVPDTSKDQLKIVVVERHHHLNTVGVGIVKGFKLQQGAIASTIAHDSHNLIAVGTNDQAILNAILHLKEIDGGITVFDDQKELASMPLSIGGLMSDKPYQEANTDLKNVQDAYRSISQEIKFDPFITLSFLALPVIPTLKITDQGLYDFDQQKFINVSNLEK
- a CDS encoding helix-turn-helix domain-containing protein, which produces MKKYKNRIRELREEKGISQKKLAEAIGKSFQTVSFYENGKREPKLETWKKIADFFNVPISYLQGYLGYSASEIKDDVYGLMITNDDEMHDYIHIKSLRTYFLNDRNKIYQLKNTSLEDILKNIERNGEIDFQKRDLVLDDLLSDIFPFDFFINLGLNFSDNITNKYGNLIDDNKLVPYLLDKMDKYLKQEPRKYSHNDVPKKVDLDDDVIFTYEGREIPKEDLELIKRFMRGKD
- a CDS encoding bifunctional DNA primase/polymerase; amino-acid sequence: MNTKQKALQLAKNKFKVFQLSHNSKIPLKNSHGYKDATNDIDLIKQTYHKQNNLGLALSQNKLVLIDIDISNQNQLKEVLIELKKRNYNLPQTYTERTQSGGTHLIYKTNKSLTPTNKTLFNLGNHLGAEIRTDGVIISPSCVAEYIYKPINNISLQDATKAPRWIYNELQQHPNTDFHYKIRVPTNKYYTGKKLDEIAKGTGQGNRNNWLTGVIGWLFGTGADPETVYQFAHAINDTFISPPLKNKEVNTIFKSILRRMTA
- a CDS encoding helix-turn-helix domain-containing protein, whose protein sequence is MFQVVLDEQQRKELSNDIYNTVKNAISKAKQEEQHAKPYLNKKEMAKWLGVSTDTIYKFIRNGLPVANIDGMQLIGKETIINFLKEHEELI